A single region of the Neotabrizicola shimadae genome encodes:
- a CDS encoding DUF6478 family protein, which translates to MARIRDLIDKMEQRRSLRRWSEAADDAAAADTETLRGLRSRARALRRQLDRVIHVAEHRLALPVIGPNPIRKPWGTDWAWRPDLWRGPISVPGLASVPGRTPVTDGVVIYHDCRASELTFRQIRNSRAEDIAPFGFRMDVFRFDGSYLSLAVDLPDEAAQGLRLTHLIRVDVIVEMEKPLEIFARLNVKHGPNVEQMVRELPLGAEEVMAEFDLAYTKIDERRVEKLWLDLIFEGPEMNQVVLRDLTITRRPRAEL; encoded by the coding sequence ATGGCACGGATCCGGGACCTTATCGACAAGATGGAACAACGGCGCAGCTTGCGCCGCTGGTCCGAGGCCGCCGATGACGCGGCTGCTGCCGATACCGAAACCCTGCGCGGCCTGCGCAGCCGGGCCCGTGCCCTGCGGCGGCAGCTGGACCGGGTGATCCATGTGGCAGAGCACCGCCTGGCCCTGCCCGTCATCGGCCCCAACCCGATCCGCAAGCCCTGGGGCACCGACTGGGCCTGGCGCCCCGACCTTTGGCGCGGCCCGATCTCCGTGCCTGGCCTTGCTTCTGTTCCGGGTCGTACGCCGGTGACCGATGGCGTGGTGATCTATCACGATTGCCGCGCCAGCGAGCTGACCTTCCGTCAGATCCGCAATTCGCGGGCCGAGGACATCGCCCCCTTCGGCTTTCGCATGGATGTGTTCCGCTTCGACGGCTCGTATCTCTCTCTGGCGGTGGATCTGCCGGACGAGGCGGCGCAGGGATTGCGGCTGACGCACCTGATCCGCGTCGATGTCATCGTCGAGATGGAGAAACCCCTGGAAATCTTCGCCCGGCTGAACGTGAAACATGGGCCGAACGTGGAACAGATGGTGCGCGAACTGCCGCTTGGCGCCGAAGAGGTGATGGCAGAGTTCGATCTTGCCTATACCAAGATCGACGAGCGGCGGGTCGAAAAGCTGTGGCTGGACCTGATCTTCGAGGGGCCGGAGATGAACCAGGTGGTGCTGCGCGACCTGACGATCACGCGGCGCCCGCGGGCGGAACTGTGA
- a CDS encoding glycine C-acetyltransferase: MTGRTAFLSDLTATLQGIEADGLMKRERLIVSAQGARVRIAGPSGEREVINLCANNYLGLADHPALVEAAERAMRDHGYGMASVRFICGTQDLHRQLEQRLAGFLGKDDAILFAACFDANGGLFEPLLGEQDAIVSDSLNHASIIDGIRLCKARRYRFANSDMGELEAQLQKARAEGARHILIATDGVFSMDGYLANLPEVTALADRFGALVMVDDCHATGFMGPQGRGTPHHHGVADKVDILTGTLGKALGGALGGYIAGPQPVIDLLRQRARPYLFSNALPPPVVAAGLAALDLVERADDLRERLFANARYWRAGLERMGFRLLPGEHPIVPVMLGDARLAQDMARELDARGVYVAGFFFPVVPKGQARIRTQMNARLTRSDLDEALAAFAAAGRATGALQ, from the coding sequence ATGACCGGCAGAACCGCCTTCCTGTCCGACCTGACCGCCACCTTGCAGGGGATAGAGGCCGACGGGCTTATGAAGCGTGAACGGCTGATCGTTTCGGCCCAGGGCGCGCGTGTCCGCATCGCCGGACCTTCGGGCGAACGCGAGGTCATTAACCTTTGCGCCAACAACTACCTCGGGTTGGCCGATCATCCGGCGCTGGTCGAAGCGGCCGAACGGGCCATGCGCGACCACGGCTACGGTATGGCCTCTGTCCGGTTCATCTGCGGCACGCAGGACCTGCACCGGCAGTTGGAACAGCGCCTGGCCGGATTCCTGGGCAAGGACGATGCCATCCTGTTCGCCGCCTGCTTCGATGCCAACGGTGGCCTGTTCGAACCACTTCTGGGTGAGCAGGACGCCATCGTCTCGGACAGCCTGAACCACGCCTCGATCATCGACGGCATCCGGCTGTGCAAGGCGCGGCGCTATCGGTTTGCCAATTCGGATATGGGCGAGTTGGAGGCGCAACTTCAGAAGGCCCGGGCCGAAGGCGCTCGGCACATCCTGATTGCCACTGATGGCGTGTTCTCAATGGACGGCTATCTGGCCAATCTGCCCGAGGTGACGGCGCTGGCCGACCGGTTCGGCGCGCTGGTCATGGTGGACGACTGCCACGCCACCGGCTTCATGGGGCCGCAGGGCCGCGGCACGCCGCATCATCACGGCGTGGCAGACAAGGTGGACATCCTGACCGGCACGCTTGGCAAGGCGCTTGGCGGGGCGCTTGGCGGGTACATCGCCGGGCCGCAGCCGGTGATCGACCTCTTGCGCCAACGGGCGCGGCCTTACCTGTTCTCCAATGCCTTGCCGCCGCCGGTGGTGGCCGCCGGTCTGGCCGCGCTGGACCTGGTGGAACGGGCCGACGACCTTCGTGAACGGCTGTTCGCAAACGCCCGATACTGGCGCGCCGGGCTGGAACGCATGGGCTTCCGCCTGCTGCCGGGCGAACATCCCATCGTGCCGGTGATGCTGGGCGATGCCCGGCTGGCACAGGACATGGCGCGCGAACTGGATGCGCGCGGCGTCTATGTGGCGGGCTTCTTCTTCCCTGTCGTGCCGAAGGGCCAGGCCCGTATCCGCACCCAGATGAACGCGCGGCTGACGCGCAGCGATCTTGACGAAGCCCTGGCCGCCTTTGCCGCGGCGGGCCGTGCCACCGGAGCCCTGCAATGA
- the tdh gene encoding L-threonine 3-dehydrogenase, with product MTALVKAKPEPGLWMESRPVPEIGPDDVLIRVKKTGICGTDIHIWNWDAWAERTVPVGLVTGHEFAGEIVDVGRNVTDLRIGQRCSGEGHLIGHHSRQSRSGKFHLDPETRGIGVNEQGAFAHYLRLPAFNVVPLPDEIDDEIGAILDPLGNAVHTALSFDLVGEDVLITGAGPIGIMAAAVARHVGARHVVITDVNPARLELAAKVADCTPVNVAQEDLKDVIARLKLAQGFDVGMEMSGNQQALDQMVENLVMGGRIALLGIPPGKSPVDWSRIVFKAITIKGVYGREIFETWYKMIAMLTNGLDIRPVITHRFKVAEFREGFETMRSGLSGKVVLDWT from the coding sequence ATGACCGCGCTGGTGAAGGCAAAGCCCGAGCCCGGCTTGTGGATGGAATCCCGCCCGGTGCCCGAGATCGGGCCGGACGACGTGCTGATCCGGGTCAAGAAGACCGGCATCTGCGGCACGGACATCCACATCTGGAACTGGGACGCCTGGGCGGAACGCACCGTGCCTGTCGGGCTGGTGACGGGCCACGAGTTTGCGGGCGAGATCGTGGATGTGGGCCGCAACGTGACCGACCTTAGGATCGGGCAAAGGTGCTCTGGCGAGGGCCACCTGATCGGTCACCACTCGCGGCAAAGCCGGTCGGGCAAGTTCCACCTGGACCCGGAAACCCGTGGCATCGGCGTTAACGAACAGGGGGCCTTTGCCCATTACCTGCGCCTGCCCGCCTTCAACGTGGTGCCCCTGCCGGATGAGATCGACGACGAGATCGGCGCGATCCTCGACCCGCTTGGCAATGCCGTGCACACGGCCCTGTCGTTCGACCTTGTGGGCGAGGATGTGCTGATCACCGGGGCCGGGCCAATCGGGATCATGGCGGCCGCGGTCGCCCGGCATGTGGGGGCGCGGCATGTGGTGATCACCGACGTGAACCCGGCGCGGCTGGAACTGGCGGCAAAGGTCGCCGACTGCACGCCGGTGAACGTGGCACAGGAAGACCTGAAGGACGTGATTGCCCGGCTCAAGCTGGCGCAGGGCTTCGACGTGGGGATGGAGATGTCGGGCAACCAGCAGGCGCTGGACCAGATGGTCGAGAACCTGGTGATGGGCGGGCGCATCGCTTTGCTGGGCATTCCGCCGGGCAAGTCGCCGGTGGACTGGTCGCGGATCGTGTTCAAGGCCATCACCATCAAGGGTGTCTATGGCCGCGAGATCTTCGAGACCTGGTACAAGATGATCGCCATGCTGACCAACGGGCTGGATATCCGCCCGGTCATCACCCACCGTTTCAAGGTGGCCGAGTTCCGCGAGGGGTTCGAGACGATGCGATCGGGCCTTTCGGGCAAGGTCGTGCTGGATTGGACGTGA
- a CDS encoding enoyl-CoA hydratase: MLLREYEGGVAVLTLNAPGSLNALSDGMLAALSGAFGALAEDRSVKVVVLRGAGRAFCAGHDLKEMQAARGAADKGAAYFADLFARCAAMMQAIPALQQPVIAEVHGIATAAGCQLAASCDMVVAAEGARFGVNGVNIGLFCSTPMVALTRKVPPGVAFEMLVTGEFLNAGRAREVGLVNRVVPAERLHEETMALARTVAGKLTAAVKVGKRAFYDQQGLGLAEAYRQTGAVMVENMLWRDTEEGIAAFLEKRAPDWKE; the protein is encoded by the coding sequence ATGCTGCTGAGGGAGTACGAGGGTGGGGTCGCGGTTCTGACGCTGAACGCGCCGGGGTCTCTGAATGCCCTGTCGGACGGGATGCTGGCCGCGCTGTCCGGGGCCTTCGGGGCGCTGGCGGAGGATCGATCCGTGAAGGTCGTGGTGCTGCGGGGGGCGGGGCGGGCGTTTTGCGCGGGGCATGACCTGAAGGAGATGCAGGCGGCGCGCGGGGCGGCGGACAAGGGGGCGGCCTATTTCGCCGACCTCTTCGCCCGCTGCGCGGCAATGATGCAGGCGATCCCGGCCCTGCAGCAGCCGGTGATCGCCGAGGTTCATGGCATTGCCACGGCGGCGGGGTGCCAGCTGGCGGCCTCTTGCGACATGGTGGTGGCGGCGGAGGGGGCGCGGTTCGGGGTGAACGGGGTCAACATCGGGCTGTTCTGTTCCACGCCCATGGTGGCGCTGACCCGCAAGGTGCCGCCGGGGGTGGCCTTCGAGATGCTGGTGACCGGAGAGTTCCTGAATGCCGGGCGGGCGCGGGAGGTGGGGCTGGTGAACCGGGTGGTCCCGGCGGAGCGGCTGCACGAGGAGACCATGGCGCTGGCCCGGACCGTGGCGGGGAAGCTGACGGCGGCGGTCAAGGTGGGGAAGCGGGCCTTCTACGACCAGCAGGGGCTGGGGCTGGCCGAGGCTTACCGGCAGACCGGGGCGGTCATGGTGGAGAACATGCTGTGGCGGGACACCGAGGAGGGGATCGCGGCCTTCCTGGAGAAGCGGGCCCCGGACTGGAAGGAGTAG
- a CDS encoding MFS transporter yields the protein MKLTAPAVWLLAVGQTLTYAALYYGFPALLPRLIAETGWSKAELALGPTLAFLVMAALTPLTGRLVDRGLGGELLIGLPLLGAIAFAGLGLTSSLWGWWGLWSVIGVAQAGSFYETCFAFLTRRLGPGARAAITHVTLVAGFAGTLAFPLGAVLGQAFGGQGALVALAGIVALVAVPVNLGGVVLLRRQERATGILAPKAAPGTLQAALRRPAFWAITGAFAAINLNHAILLTYALVLFHDLGAGPAMAVAAASCIGPAQVAGRIVLLSTEARVGTARAVIWSFAATVAAALLLMAAGVAPVLIFAFALMQGAGVGVMSILRPVLVAEVLGRPGFGAISGAIAVGPILASAAGPSIGAALLLSGGVPAALVACLVLAALGLAIAVGLRSARRAEVKSELIR from the coding sequence GTGAAACTGACAGCGCCCGCCGTCTGGTTGCTGGCCGTCGGCCAGACGCTGACCTATGCGGCGCTGTACTACGGCTTTCCGGCGCTTCTGCCCCGGCTGATCGCCGAAACCGGCTGGAGCAAGGCGGAACTTGCCCTTGGCCCGACTCTCGCCTTCCTGGTCATGGCGGCGCTCACGCCCCTGACCGGGCGGCTGGTGGATCGGGGCCTTGGGGGCGAACTTCTGATCGGCCTGCCGCTTCTGGGCGCCATTGCCTTTGCCGGCCTTGGCCTCACCTCCTCGCTTTGGGGGTGGTGGGGGCTTTGGTCGGTGATCGGCGTGGCGCAGGCCGGGTCTTTCTATGAAACCTGTTTCGCCTTCCTGACCCGCCGTCTCGGCCCTGGCGCGCGTGCCGCCATCACCCATGTCACGCTGGTCGCAGGCTTCGCCGGCACGCTGGCCTTCCCCCTGGGTGCCGTGCTGGGTCAGGCATTCGGCGGGCAGGGCGCGTTGGTGGCGCTTGCCGGCATCGTGGCGCTGGTCGCCGTGCCGGTGAACCTGGGCGGCGTGGTTCTGCTGCGCCGGCAGGAACGTGCCACCGGGATCTTGGCGCCCAAGGCCGCGCCGGGCACCTTGCAGGCGGCGCTGCGCCGCCCTGCCTTCTGGGCCATCACCGGCGCCTTCGCCGCGATCAACCTCAACCACGCCATCCTGCTGACCTATGCGCTGGTCCTGTTCCACGATCTCGGCGCCGGTCCCGCAATGGCGGTGGCCGCCGCCTCCTGCATCGGCCCGGCACAGGTGGCGGGCCGTATCGTGCTGCTGTCCACCGAGGCGCGCGTCGGCACCGCCCGCGCCGTGATCTGGTCTTTCGCAGCAACCGTCGCCGCCGCGCTGCTGCTCATGGCGGCGGGGGTGGCCCCGGTGCTGATCTTCGCCTTCGCCCTCATGCAGGGCGCCGGGGTGGGTGTGATGTCCATCCTGCGCCCGGTCCTGGTGGCCGAGGTTCTGGGCCGCCCCGGTTTCGGCGCCATCTCCGGCGCCATCGCGGTCGGACCGATCCTCGCCTCTGCCGCCGGACCCTCCATCGGTGCCGCGCTGCTCTTGTCCGGCGGCGTGCCGGCGGCGCTGGTGGCTTGCCTCGTCCTGGCGGCCCTCGGGCTCGCCATCGCGGTGGGTCTCCGCTCCGCCCGTCGGGCAGAAGTTAAGTCCGAGTTAATTCGGTAG
- a CDS encoding carboxypeptidase M32, with protein sequence MTIANDRAYDDLMAFQRETEALAQISGRLGWDQETMMPRGAAEQRGEEMSAIEGVLHARRTDPRIAEWLDRAKPADAVAQAQLRHIRRSYNRMTKVPAALAQEIARVTSVAQGIWAEARAANDVAAFLPTLADVIRLRREEAAALAQGGDLYDALVDDYEPGATAASIGAIFDRMRPRLVALRAAVLASPHQPAALDGSFGADAQLRLTRDLASAFGYDWSRGRLDIAVHPFSSGSGNDVRITTRVAESDPFNCFYSTIHEVGHAAYEQGIDPDYRLTPLGQGVSMGVHESQSRIYENQLGRSRAFTGWLFGQMQERFGAFGISSPEEFYRTVNRVQPGYIRTEADEVQYNLHIMMRFDLERALIKGDLAVQDLEAAWNDRFLADFGVAVDRPSNGMLQDVHWSVGLFGYFPTYALGNVFAGCLLKALKADVPDLDARLAQGDASPATGWLREKLQRHGGLRLPVETITQACGFAPDEGPLLDYLEAKFGEIYRL encoded by the coding sequence ATGACCATCGCAAACGACAGGGCCTACGACGATCTCATGGCCTTCCAGCGCGAGACCGAGGCGCTGGCTCAGATTTCGGGCCGGCTCGGCTGGGATCAGGAAACCATGATGCCGCGCGGCGCCGCCGAACAGCGGGGCGAGGAAATGTCGGCCATCGAAGGCGTCCTGCACGCCCGCCGCACCGATCCCCGCATCGCCGAATGGCTGGACCGCGCCAAACCCGCCGACGCGGTGGCGCAGGCGCAGCTGCGCCACATCCGCCGCAGCTACAACCGTATGACAAAGGTGCCCGCCGCGCTGGCCCAGGAAATCGCCCGCGTGACCAGCGTGGCACAGGGCATCTGGGCCGAAGCGCGCGCCGCGAACGACGTGGCCGCCTTCCTGCCCACGCTGGCCGATGTCATCCGCCTTCGCCGCGAAGAAGCCGCCGCGCTGGCCCAGGGCGGCGATCTCTATGATGCACTGGTGGACGATTACGAACCGGGTGCCACGGCGGCCAGCATCGGCGCCATCTTCGACAGGATGCGCCCGCGCCTCGTGGCCCTGCGCGCTGCCGTCCTCGCCTCGCCGCACCAGCCCGCGGCGCTCGACGGCAGCTTCGGGGCCGATGCCCAGTTGCGGTTGACCCGCGATCTTGCTTCCGCCTTCGGCTATGACTGGTCGCGCGGCCGGCTCGACATCGCCGTGCATCCGTTCTCGTCGGGCTCGGGCAATGATGTGCGCATCACCACGCGTGTCGCCGAAAGCGATCCGTTCAACTGCTTCTACTCCACCATCCACGAAGTCGGCCACGCGGCCTATGAACAGGGCATCGACCCCGATTACCGCCTCACGCCGCTTGGCCAGGGCGTGTCGATGGGCGTCCACGAAAGCCAGAGCCGCATCTACGAAAACCAGCTTGGCCGTTCTCGCGCCTTCACCGGCTGGCTGTTCGGCCAGATGCAGGAACGCTTCGGCGCCTTCGGCATTTCCTCGCCGGAAGAATTCTACCGCACGGTGAACCGCGTCCAGCCCGGCTACATCCGCACCGAGGCCGACGAAGTGCAGTACAACCTGCACATCATGATGCGCTTCGACCTCGAACGCGCGCTCATCAAGGGCGATCTCGCCGTGCAGGATCTAGAAGCCGCCTGGAACGACCGCTTCCTCGCCGATTTCGGCGTGGCGGTGGACCGTCCCTCCAACGGCATGTTGCAGGATGTGCACTGGTCGGTCGGCCTCTTCGGCTATTTCCCGACCTATGCGCTTGGCAACGTCTTCGCCGGCTGCCTGCTGAAGGCGCTCAAGGCCGATGTGCCCGATCTCGATGCCCGTCTGGCCCAGGGCGATGCCTCGCCCGCAACCGGCTGGCTGCGCGAGAAGCTGCAACGGCACGGCGGGTTGCGGCTGCCGGTCGAGACCATCACGCAGGCCTGCGGCTTCGCGCCCGACGAAGGCCCGCTGCTGGACTATCTGGAAGCCAAGTTCGGGGAAATCTACCGGCTGTGA
- the ctaA gene encoding heme A synthase: protein MAPRRSIFEEVGAEAPAPVARPGGIDRPKGARRGVRIWMAVLFLMVAVMIAVGGLTRLTDSGLSITEWRPVSGALPPMTQADWDAEFAKYQAIPEFQLQNTAMTLEEFKGIFWWEWGHRQLGRAIGLVWALGFAGFALTRQIPPGWGTRMALPGLLGGVQGAVGWWMVSSGLTGTMVDVASYRLALHLGLAFAILGLLAWYIFLLGRTEAELLQARRGRETALATLAAWLAGIAFVQILLGALVAGIDAGRGFPTWPLMGETFFPADAFYVPDGQGGSLPIWHAFFENPGLVQFIHRMWGYLLFAALIFAWVKARRSAHLATRRAFDWVLVIGFGQVVLGIVTALTAASPHVAITHQIGAVVLWVLILRARHLALYPLAGSIRKGTA, encoded by the coding sequence ATGGCACCGCGGCGCAGCATTTTCGAGGAAGTGGGCGCGGAAGCACCGGCCCCGGTGGCCCGCCCGGGCGGCATCGACCGCCCGAAGGGCGCCCGGCGCGGCGTCCGCATCTGGATGGCCGTGCTCTTCCTCATGGTCGCCGTGATGATCGCCGTTGGCGGTCTCACCCGGCTCACCGATTCCGGTCTTTCCATCACCGAATGGCGCCCCGTCTCGGGCGCCCTGCCTCCGATGACCCAGGCCGACTGGGATGCGGAATTCGCCAAGTACCAGGCGATCCCCGAATTCCAGTTGCAGAACACCGCCATGACCCTGGAAGAGTTCAAGGGCATCTTCTGGTGGGAATGGGGCCACCGCCAGCTTGGCCGCGCCATCGGCCTTGTCTGGGCGCTCGGCTTCGCAGGCTTCGCCCTCACCCGGCAGATCCCTCCCGGCTGGGGCACCCGCATGGCGCTGCCCGGCCTTCTGGGCGGCGTGCAGGGGGCGGTCGGCTGGTGGATGGTCTCCTCCGGCCTCACCGGCACCATGGTCGATGTCGCCTCCTACAGGCTGGCGCTCCACCTCGGTCTCGCCTTCGCCATCCTCGGGCTTCTCGCCTGGTACATCTTCCTTCTTGGCCGCACCGAGGCAGAGCTTCTTCAGGCCCGCCGCGGACGTGAAACCGCGCTGGCAACGCTGGCCGCCTGGCTGGCCGGCATCGCCTTCGTGCAGATCCTGCTGGGCGCCCTGGTCGCCGGCATCGACGCCGGTCGCGGCTTCCCGACCTGGCCGCTGATGGGCGAAACCTTCTTCCCCGCCGATGCCTTCTACGTCCCCGACGGGCAGGGCGGTTCGCTGCCGATCTGGCATGCCTTCTTCGAAAACCCCGGCCTCGTGCAGTTCATCCACCGCATGTGGGGCTACCTGCTGTTCGCCGCGCTCATCTTCGCCTGGGTCAAGGCCCGCCGCTCGGCCCATCTGGCCACGCGCCGCGCCTTCGACTGGGTTCTTGTCATCGGCTTCGGCCAGGTCGTCCTCGGCATCGTCACGGCGCTGACCGCCGCCAGCCCGCATGTCGCCATCACCCACCAGATCGGCGCGGTCGTGCTGTGGGTGCTGATCCTGCGTGCGCGCCACCTCGCACTTTACCCCCTGGCGGGGTCCATTCGGAAAGGCACGGCATGA
- a CDS encoding nucleotide exchange factor GrpE, with the protein MTKARKDDMAQENGAATEERAIEEMVEDYLEADEIDALRAERDELRDRYMRALADAENARKRSDRDRREAEQYGSTRLARDLLPVYDNLNRALAAVTDAVRDSNAALIEGVELTLRELGNVMTKHGVRAITPKVGDTFDPQHHQAMFEAPVPGTKAGDIIQVMTEGFMLHDRLLRPAQVGVSSNTQG; encoded by the coding sequence ATGACGAAGGCAAGGAAAGACGACATGGCGCAGGAAAACGGGGCTGCCACCGAAGAGCGGGCCATCGAGGAAATGGTGGAAGACTATCTGGAAGCCGACGAGATCGACGCACTGCGCGCCGAGCGTGACGAGCTGCGCGACCGCTACATGCGCGCGCTGGCCGACGCCGAGAACGCCCGCAAACGCAGCGACCGCGACCGCCGCGAGGCCGAGCAATACGGCTCCACCCGCCTCGCCCGCGATCTTCTGCCGGTCTACGACAACCTCAACCGCGCGCTGGCCGCGGTCACCGATGCCGTCCGCGACAGCAACGCCGCCCTGATCGAAGGTGTGGAACTCACGCTGCGCGAACTGGGTAACGTGATGACCAAGCACGGCGTCCGCGCCATCACCCCCAAGGTCGGCGACACCTTCGATCCGCAGCATCACCAGGCCATGTTCGAAGCCCCGGTGCCGGGAACCAAGGCCGGCGACATCATCCAGGTGATGACCGAAGGCTTCATGCTGCACGACCGTCTTCTGCGCCCGGCCCAGGTCGGCGTCTCGTCCAACACCCAGGGCTAG
- the hrcA gene encoding heat-inducible transcriptional repressor HrcA: MSEGKGLLSEMNDRSREVFRRVVEGYLASGDPVGSRTLTRSMSEKLSAATIRNVMQDLEFLGLLDSPHVSAGRVPTQRGLRMFVDGLLEVGQVAVEDRERIDATLGSNTPDVATLLDQVGAALSGITRGASLVLAPKQEAAIRHIEFVSLGPDRALVVLVFSNGHVENRLFTPPPGQTPSSMREAANFLNALAEGRTLSELRGSVQRDIAARRQELDVLARDLVESGLAVWENMGERSERLIVRGRANLIEGGPESLDIDRIRTLFDDLERKRDIAEFLELAEDGEGVRIFIGSENKLFSLSGSSLVVSPYMNADRKIIGAIGVIGPTRLNYGRIVPIVDYTAQLVGRILSDRALG, translated from the coding sequence ATGTCCGAAGGCAAAGGTCTCCTCTCCGAAATGAACGACCGCTCGCGCGAGGTCTTCCGCCGTGTCGTGGAAGGCTACCTCGCGTCCGGCGATCCCGTCGGCAGCCGCACGCTCACCCGCAGCATGAGCGAAAAGCTCTCGGCCGCCACCATCCGCAATGTGATGCAGGACCTCGAGTTTCTCGGCCTGCTCGACAGCCCCCATGTCTCTGCCGGCCGCGTGCCCACGCAGCGCGGCCTGCGCATGTTCGTCGATGGCCTGCTCGAGGTCGGCCAGGTGGCCGTGGAAGACCGCGAACGCATCGACGCCACGCTCGGCTCGAACACGCCCGATGTGGCAACGCTGCTCGATCAGGTCGGCGCGGCCCTTTCCGGCATCACCCGCGGCGCAAGCCTGGTTCTGGCGCCCAAGCAGGAAGCCGCGATCCGCCACATCGAATTCGTCAGCCTCGGTCCCGACCGGGCGCTGGTGGTGCTCGTGTTTTCCAACGGCCATGTCGAGAACCGGCTTTTCACCCCGCCCCCCGGCCAGACGCCCTCCTCCATGCGCGAGGCCGCGAACTTCCTGAACGCGCTCGCCGAAGGCCGCACGCTTTCGGAACTGCGCGGCTCGGTCCAGCGCGACATCGCCGCCCGCCGGCAAGAGCTTGACGTTCTGGCCCGCGACCTCGTCGAAAGCGGCCTGGCCGTATGGGAGAACATGGGCGAACGCTCCGAACGCCTCATCGTCCGCGGCCGCGCCAATCTCATCGAAGGCGGGCCGGAATCGCTCGACATCGACCGAATCCGTACCCTCTTCGACGACCTCGAACGCAAGCGCGACATCGCCGAATTCCTCGAACTGGCCGAAGACGGTGAGGGTGTGCGCATTTTTATCGGCTCCGAGAACAAGCTTTTCTCACTTTCGGGTTCCTCTCTGGTGGTCAGTCCCTATATGAACGCGGATCGAAAGATCATCGGCGCCATCGGCGTGATCGGCCCGACCCGGCTCAATTACGGACGGATCGTGCCCATCGTCGATTACACGGCGCAGCTCGTCGGACGCATCCTGTCCGACCGGGCCCTGGGGTGA
- the rph gene encoding ribonuclease PH, with the protein MRPSGRKLSEPRPISIETGVTRHAEGSCLIRVGDTHVICTATIEDKPPPFLKNTGLGWVTAEYGMLPRATNTRTRREAAAGKQSGRTQEIQRLIGRALRAGVDRSALGERQIVVDCDVIQADGGTRCASITGGWVALRLAVDRLLKTGAIVSDPIVDHVAAVSCGIYAGQPVLDLDYVEDSQAGTDGNFVMTGRNRLIEVQMSAEGATFSRAEMEELLGLAEAGCAALVAAQRAAVGR; encoded by the coding sequence ATGCGACCCTCTGGTAGAAAGTTAAGCGAACCGCGGCCGATTTCAATCGAGACCGGCGTCACTCGCCACGCGGAAGGGTCCTGCCTGATCCGCGTGGGGGACACCCATGTGATCTGCACGGCCACCATCGAGGACAAGCCGCCGCCCTTTCTGAAGAACACGGGGCTGGGTTGGGTGACGGCGGAATACGGCATGTTGCCCCGCGCCACCAATACCCGCACCCGGCGCGAGGCGGCTGCGGGCAAGCAGTCGGGTAGAACGCAGGAGATTCAACGGCTTATTGGCCGTGCCCTGCGCGCCGGCGTGGACCGGAGCGCCTTGGGCGAGCGGCAGATCGTTGTGGACTGCGACGTGATCCAGGCCGACGGCGGCACGCGCTGCGCCAGCATCACCGGGGGCTGGGTGGCCCTGCGTCTGGCGGTGGACCGGCTTCTGAAGACCGGGGCCATCGTTTCGGACCCGATTGTCGATCATGTGGCGGCGGTGTCCTGCGGCATCTATGCCGGCCAGCCGGTGCTGGACCTGGACTATGTCGAGGACAGCCAGGCCGGAACGGATGGCAACTTCGTGATGACCGGGCGCAACCGGCTGATCGAAGTGCAGATGTCGGCCGAGGGCGCGACCTTTTCGCGCGCCGAGATGGAAGAACTGCTGGGTCTGGCCGAGGCGGGCTGCGCGGCGCTGGTGGCAGCGCAGCGGGCTGCGGTGGGGCGCTGA
- the rdgB gene encoding RdgB/HAM1 family non-canonical purine NTP pyrophosphatase: MARRFDGDRLLVATHNRGKLEEIAALLAPWGVSVVSAGEMGLPEPEETEETFVGNARIKAHAAAQATGLPALADDSGICVDGLGGAPGVHTADWAEGPGGRDFIRAMTRTWEALEAAAAPYPRRAQFRSTLVLAWPDGHDEVFEGIVGGQVVWPMRGVQGHGYDPMFQPDGHDVTFAEMPAEEKNRISHRADAFAKFVAGCFA; encoded by the coding sequence ATGGCGCGGCGGTTTGACGGCGACCGGCTTCTGGTGGCAACGCACAACCGGGGCAAGCTGGAGGAAATCGCCGCGCTGCTGGCCCCCTGGGGCGTGAGCGTGGTGTCGGCGGGCGAGATGGGCCTGCCGGAACCGGAGGAAACCGAGGAAACCTTCGTCGGCAATGCCCGGATCAAGGCCCATGCGGCGGCGCAGGCGACCGGCCTGCCCGCCCTGGCCGATGATTCAGGCATCTGCGTGGACGGGTTGGGCGGTGCGCCGGGGGTGCATACCGCGGATTGGGCCGAGGGGCCGGGCGGGCGCGACTTCATTCGCGCCATGACCCGGACCTGGGAGGCGCTGGAGGCGGCGGCGGCGCCCTATCCGAGGCGGGCGCAGTTCCGGTCTACCCTGGTGCTGGCCTGGCCGGATGGGCATGACGAGGTGTTCGAGGGCATCGTAGGGGGCCAGGTGGTCTGGCCGATGCGCGGGGTGCAGGGGCATGGCTATGACCCCATGTTCCAGCCGGACGGCCATGACGTGACCTTTGCCGAGATGCCGGCGGAAGAAAAGAACCGGATCAGCCACCGGGCCGATGCCTTTGCCAAGTTCGTTGCGGGGTGCTTTGCATGA